One Microbacterium sp. zg-B96 genomic region harbors:
- a CDS encoding adenosine deaminase: protein MAIDQYDDARVQGVSVRELPKVSLHDHLDGALRPATIIELADAAGVDVPETDPEALADWFEDRSDSGSLVEYLKTFDLTTAVMQTREGLTRVAREFVEDIAADGVVYGEVRWAPEQHLQGGLSLEEAVEAVQEGIEEGEDAVEAAGRDIRVGQLITAMRHTDRSLQIAELAVAFRSRGAVGFDIAGPEDGFPASHHRVAFDYLASQFFPVTVHAGEAAGLDSIRSALIDGRALRLGHGVRIAEDLEVVSREGEEVYVQMGDLARWVRDREIPLELSPSSNLQTGAIQAWGKELVDHPFDLLYQLGFAVTVNVDNRTQSRTSLTRELALLAETFEYDLGDLEAFQLNAAAAAFLSVEEREELIELIAEGFAR from the coding sequence ATGGCCATCGATCAGTACGACGACGCCCGAGTGCAGGGAGTGTCCGTTCGCGAGCTGCCCAAGGTCTCGCTGCACGACCACCTCGACGGCGCGTTGCGCCCGGCGACCATCATCGAACTGGCCGACGCGGCCGGTGTCGACGTCCCCGAGACCGACCCCGAAGCCCTCGCCGACTGGTTCGAGGACCGCAGCGACTCCGGGTCGCTCGTGGAGTACCTGAAGACCTTCGACCTGACCACCGCGGTCATGCAGACCCGCGAGGGCCTGACCCGGGTGGCACGGGAGTTCGTCGAGGACATCGCCGCCGACGGCGTCGTGTACGGCGAGGTGCGCTGGGCGCCCGAGCAGCACCTGCAGGGCGGGCTGTCGCTGGAAGAAGCGGTCGAAGCCGTACAGGAGGGCATCGAAGAGGGTGAGGACGCCGTCGAGGCCGCCGGTCGCGATATCCGCGTCGGCCAGCTGATCACCGCGATGCGCCACACCGACCGTTCGCTGCAGATCGCGGAGCTGGCGGTCGCATTCCGCAGCCGCGGCGCCGTCGGATTCGACATCGCCGGGCCCGAGGACGGCTTCCCGGCATCCCACCACCGCGTGGCGTTCGACTACCTCGCGTCGCAGTTCTTCCCCGTCACCGTGCACGCCGGCGAGGCGGCCGGGCTCGACTCGATCCGCTCCGCCCTCATCGACGGCCGCGCGCTGCGCCTCGGTCACGGCGTGCGCATCGCCGAGGACCTCGAGGTCGTCTCGCGCGAGGGCGAAGAGGTCTACGTGCAGATGGGCGACCTCGCCCGCTGGGTGCGCGACCGCGAGATCCCGCTGGAGCTGTCGCCGTCGTCGAACCTGCAGACCGGCGCCATTCAGGCGTGGGGCAAGGAGCTGGTCGACCACCCGTTCGACCTGCTCTACCAGCTCGGGTTCGCCGTCACGGTCAACGTGGACAACCGCACGCAGAGCCGCACGTCGCTCACCCGCGAGCTCGCGCTGCTGGCGGAGACGTTCGAGTACGACCTCGGCGACCTCGAAGCGTTCCAGCTGAACGCGGCGGCGGCGGCCTTCCTCTCGGTTGAGGAGCGCGAGGAGCTCATCGAGCTGATCGCGGAGGGCTTCGCCCGCTGA